CCTCGCTTTCAACCGCCGCGTGATGGCGCAGGCCCAGGACGAACGGGTGCCGCTGCTTGAGCGGCTGCGCTTCCTGTGCATCGTCTCGAGCAACATGGACGAGTTTTTTGAAATCCGCATGGCCGGACTCAAGGAACAACTGAAAGCCCGCGCCTCGGTCGTCACCACCGATGGCAAAACGCCGCAAGAAGCCTACCGGATGGTCTCGGCCGAGGCCCATGCCATTGTCACCGAGCAATACCAGTACCTCAACGAAGTGATCCTGCCCGCACTCGACGCCGAAGGCATTCGCTTCCTGCGCCGCTCTGACTGGAACGAGGCCCAGCGCGAATGGATCCGCGACTACTTCCAGCGCGAAATGGTGCCGGTACTGACCCCGATCGGGCTCGACCCGTCGCATCCCTTCCCGCGCGTACTCAACAAGAGTCTCAATTTCGCCGTCGAACTCGAAGGCAAGGACGCCTTCGGCCGCGTCTCCGGTGCCGCCATCGTGCAGGCACCGCGCGTGCTGCCACGCGTTATCCGGCTACCGGAAGAACTCGCCGGCTGCCCCTACGGCTTCGTCTTCCTGTCATCGATCCTGCACGAATTTGTCGGCGAGCTATTCACCGGCATGACCGTGCTCGGCTGCTACCAGTTCCGCGCAACGCGCAACTCCGACCTGTTCGTCGACGAAGAAGAAGTCACCAACCTGCGCACCAAACTGCAGGGCGAACTGTCGCACCGCAACTTCGGCGATGCCGTGCGTCTTGAAGTTGCCGACAACTGCTCGCCGGCGATGACCGACTTCCTGCTTGCGCAATTCGGTCTGGAACACAGCGATCTCTACCGGGTCAATGGCCCGGTCAACCTGGTCCGCCTGATGCAGGTGCCAGACTGGGTCGACCGCCCCGACATGAAATTCAGCCCCTTTGTCGCCGGCTCGGCCAAGGGACTGACCAAGGGCAACAATATTTTCGACAGCATCCGCAAGCAGGACATCCTGCTCCACCACCCCTACCAATCGTTCGCCCCGGTCATCGAATTCCTGAACCAGGCGGCCAACGACCCCAACGTGGTCGCGATCAAGATGACCGTGTACCGCACCGGCACCGACTCGGTGCTGATGCAATCGCTGATTCGCGCCGCCCAGAGCGGCAAGGAAGTCACCGTCGTGGTCGAATTGATGGCCCGCTTCGACGAAGAGGCCAACATCGGCTGGGCAACCAAACTGGAAGAAGTCGGCGCCCATGTGGTCTATGGCGTCGTCGGCTACAAGACGCACGCCAAGGCCTTGCTGATCGTCCGCCGCGAGGAAGGCGGCCTCAAGTCCTACGCCCACCTCGGCACCGGCAACTACCATCCGCGTACCGCCCGCCTCTACTCCGATTTCGGCCTGCTCACCGCCAACGAAGAAATTACCCACGACGTTGCCGAAGTCTTCAAACAGCTGACCGGCCTAGGCAAGGCGCGGACGCTGAAGCACCTTTGGCAGGCACCGTTCACGCTGCAACCCAACGTCGTCGCAGCGATCCGCGCCGAAACCGAAGCCGCCAGAGCCGGGCAAAAAGCGCAGATCGTCGCCAAGATGAACTCGCTGCTCGAACCGGAAGTGATCAACGCCCTTTACGAAGCCTCGCAGGCTGGTGTCTCGGTCGACCTCATCGTACGCGGCGTCTGCGCGCTGCGTCCCGGCGTTCCCGGTCTCTCGGAAAACATCCGGGTCCGCTCGATCATCGGCCGCTTCCTCGAACACCACCGGGTGATGTACTTCTACGCCGGCGGCCAGGAAAAGGTCTACCTCTCCTCCGCCGACTGGATGGAACGCAATTTCTTCAAACGCATCGAACTCGGCTTCCCGGTCCTCGACCCCAAGCTGAAGAAGCGCGTGATCACCGAAGGCCTCAAGTTCTACCTCGCCGACAACCTGCAAAGCTGGGACATGAACGGCGAAGGCCACTACCAGCGCCGCCGCAACACCCGCAGCAAGCCGCACAGCGCCCAGAACGAACTGATGCTGACCCTGGGCGGCAGCTAAGCCCCAATCCGCCGAGCATCGGCAAAAACCCGCTTGTTCACGGTCAACCGTGGGAAAGCGGGTTTTTCTCCATTTAAGAAAACTCCTCGACCCAGAAGGCCGCAATCGCCAGCAACGCGATAATCCGCAAACTCGCCGTTGTAGCTCCCTCTCTCACCCCGGAAAGCTACAATCACTGCTGACATTGCTGCCAGCGCCGCCTGGGTTGTAGCTCCCTCTCTCACCCCGGAAAGCTACAATCCAGGCCATCGTCAATGCCGTGGCCGCGCACGTTGTAGCTCCCTCTCTCACCCCGGAAAGCTACAATCCGGGTCCGCCGGCGTCGTCGCCCTGTCGATGTTGTAGCTCCCTCTCTCACCCCGGAAAGCTACAATCTTTTCTGGAGACCTCCCAATGCCTGTCAAGGTTGTAGCTCCCTCTCTCACCCCGGAAAGCTACAATCGGTGCAAAAATACCTCCCTGCGGTGGGAGCGTTGTAGCTCCCTCTCTCACCCCGGAAAGCTACAATCCTGCAATCTGACTGGTATAACTACTTTTTCGTTGTAGCTCCCTCTCTCACCCCGGAAAGCTACAATCCACCCGGCGTCCATATGCTCCAGGAAGACGGTTGTAGCTCCCTCTCTCACCCCGGAAAGCTACAATCATCGACTCCCTTCCGTCCCGTAAGCGCACCGTTGTAGCTCCCTCTCTCACCCCGGAAAGCTACAATCTCACGAACTTTGCGATAACTAGGCGTCGTCGTTGTAGCTCCCTCTCTCACCCCGGAAAGCTACAATCTGCCGGTGTTCTGGTAGCCGAACGGATGCAGTTGTAGCTCCCTCTCTCACCCCGGAAAGCTACAATCACACCGACCTACTGATACTTACGCTTCCATGTTGTAGCTCCCTCTCTCACCCCGGAAAGCTACAATCCCATGCACCCCTCCACAGAGGTGCTAACGCGTTGTAGCTCCCTCTCTCACCCCGGAAAGCTACAATCCCAGCCTTGACGATAGATGCACGGCCGCAGGTTGTAGCTCCCTCTCTCACCCCGGAAAGCTACAATCATCGTCTCCAAGCTGACCGCCGATCCGGCCGTTGTAGCTCCCTCTCTCACCCCGGAAAGCTACAATCCTACCCGCGCCGGCACTTTCACGATGACCTGTTGTAGCTCCCTCTCTCACCCCGGAAAGCTACAATCCGCTCGATCTGCGTTACGCTGGCCACCGAGGTTGTAGCTCCCTCTCTCACCCCGGAAAGCTACAATCAGAACAGGCGTTCGCCTTCAACAGGTTCGCGTTGTAGCTCCCTCTCTCACCCCGGAAAGCTACAATCTTCGGTGGTCATCAATGCCTATTTTGCCAAGTTGTAGCTCCCTCTCTCACCCCGGAAAGCTACAATCGCGAGGGCATTGAGGTGGTCGCGGCGGCAGGTTGTAGCTCCCTCTCTCACCCCGGAAAGCTACAATCATTGTTATAACCATACGCGGTGCCGGAGCGGTTGTAGCTCCCTCTCTCACCCCGGAAAGCTACAATCCGCAACGAGCAAGGACGCCACGCATTCTAAGTTGTAGCTCCCTCTCTCACCCCGGAAAGCTACAATCAGCATGACCCAGCTGGATATATTCAATCACGTTGTAGCTCCCTCTCTCACCCCGGAAAGCTACAATCTTGCGGTGCGTGCGGTGCTTGCGGGGCGGTGTTGTAGCTCCCTCTCTCACCCCGGAAAGCTACAATCCCTGTAGCTGGACAGTCGAGAGCCCCTTATGTTGTAGCTCCCTCTCTCACCCCGGAAAGCTACAATCCTTTGAGCGAGCATCGACGAGGAATGAGCGGT
This genomic window from Dechloromonas sp. ZY10 contains:
- the ppk1 gene encoding polyphosphate kinase 1, with protein sequence MNHPYLQPRFPTAHYLNRELGILAFNRRVMAQAQDERVPLLERLRFLCIVSSNMDEFFEIRMAGLKEQLKARASVVTTDGKTPQEAYRMVSAEAHAIVTEQYQYLNEVILPALDAEGIRFLRRSDWNEAQREWIRDYFQREMVPVLTPIGLDPSHPFPRVLNKSLNFAVELEGKDAFGRVSGAAIVQAPRVLPRVIRLPEELAGCPYGFVFLSSILHEFVGELFTGMTVLGCYQFRATRNSDLFVDEEEVTNLRTKLQGELSHRNFGDAVRLEVADNCSPAMTDFLLAQFGLEHSDLYRVNGPVNLVRLMQVPDWVDRPDMKFSPFVAGSAKGLTKGNNIFDSIRKQDILLHHPYQSFAPVIEFLNQAANDPNVVAIKMTVYRTGTDSVLMQSLIRAAQSGKEVTVVVELMARFDEEANIGWATKLEEVGAHVVYGVVGYKTHAKALLIVRREEGGLKSYAHLGTGNYHPRTARLYSDFGLLTANEEITHDVAEVFKQLTGLGKARTLKHLWQAPFTLQPNVVAAIRAETEAARAGQKAQIVAKMNSLLEPEVINALYEASQAGVSVDLIVRGVCALRPGVPGLSENIRVRSIIGRFLEHHRVMYFYAGGQEKVYLSSADWMERNFFKRIELGFPVLDPKLKKRVITEGLKFYLADNLQSWDMNGEGHYQRRRNTRSKPHSAQNELMLTLGGS